The proteins below are encoded in one region of Leishmania infantum JPCM5 genome chromosome 16:
- the CHI-1 gene encoding chitinase: MVQRSALLQLACLVAVLHSSCLSALLSSTIAAAAPAAARDTAISSRHNTPITVASPSPLFTVFGYLPEYRQGTFNYEAFFKAGLTHLIFFSAEVDPATLRLIHVDDRLPSGDEWARIRRLADLHGVKLMLCIGGGGRSAGFADLVGDTVQRQAFIEEVNAVLLARKLDGIDFNWEYPQTMTEWLNFGRFLMELRSSLGYAAAAGGEHAAGPIGERRHRTRVRGAALSMALHPHPSMAAVLQSARVLHSLDYVHLMAYDHVVGTGPHSSVEYAASVLSEETIGFFNEAAYNRRLGQMHRRPRTEQDHRRKLTLGIPFYGRHREDRRLQPEAYDRLWLFIQEWASKSHPTWVEGGAELRALSEYGGYSFTGYDDVKRKMQLTRAANLSGIMIWELGQDVPPGTSPMSLMTAVHEQLADWGLLTDGGRGSGGNVNSDNAYDRPQPPPQHSSPDVAEDGDL, translated from the coding sequence ATGGTGCAGAGGAGCGCACTTCTGCAGCTGGCGTGTCTTGTAGCAGTGCTGCACTCCAGCTGCCTGAGCGCTCTACTGAGCTCGACTAtagccgctgctgctcctgcagctgcgcgcgataccgccatcagcagcaggcacAACACCCCGATAACAGTGGCTTCTCCTTCCCCGCTCTTTACTGTCTTCGGGTACTTGCCCGAGTACCGTCAGGGCACGTTCAACTACGAGGCCTTCTTCAAAGCAGGGTTAACGCATCTTATCTTTTTCAGTGCCGAGGTGGACCCCGCAACGTTGCGTCTCATCCACGTAGATGACCGACTGCCATCGGGCGACGAGTGGGCCCGCATCCGCCGGCTGGCAGACCTGCACGGTGTGAAACTGATGCTCTGcatcggcggtggtggccgcagcgccgggtTTGCGGACCTCGTCGGGGACACGGTGCAGCGACAAGCGTTCATAGAGGAGGTgaacgcggtgctgctggcgcgaaAACTCGACGGCATAGACTTCAACTGGGAGTACCCGCAAACAATGACGGAGTGGCTGAACTTTGGCCGCTTCCTGATGGAGCTCCGGTCTTCCCTGGGCtatgcggctgctgcaggcggcgaaCACGCAGCTGGACCGATTGgtgagcggcgccaccgcaccCGAGTGCGGGGCGCTGCCTTGTCCATGGCCCTCCATCCCCACCCATCTATGGCAGCCGTACTGCAGTCCGCTCGTGTGCTTCACTCGCTCGACTATGTACACTTGATGGCGTACGACCACGTTGTCGGGACCGGACCACACAGCTCGGTCGAGTACGCTGCCTCGGTGCTCAGCGAGGAGACAATCGGGTTCTTTAACGAGGCTGCATACAACAGGCGCCTTGGGCAGATGCACCGGCGGCCGCGCACCGAGCAGGACCACCGCCGCAAGCTCACTCTTGGTATCCCCTTCTACGGCCGTCATCGAGAGGACAGGCGACTGCAGCCTGAGGCGTACGACCGCCTCTGGCTCTTCATCCAAGAATGGGCTAGCAAGAGCCACCCAACATGGGTCGAGGGAGGAGCGGAGCTGCGGGCATTGAGCGAGTATGGCGGGTACAGTTTCACCGGCTACGACGATGTGAAGCGCAAGATGCAACTGACACGCGCTGCAAACTTGTCTGGGATAATGATCTGGGAGCTGGGCCAGGATGTGCCACCGGGGACTTCGCCGATGTCGCTCATGACTGCCGTTcacgagcagctggccgacTGGGGGTTGCTGACTGACGGCGGGCGTGGTAGTGGTGGCAACGTGAATAGCGATAATGCATACGATCGTCCGcaaccaccgccgcagcattCATCTCCAGATGTGGCTGAGGACGGTGATCTATGA